The sequence CCTCACCGCGTTCGGCTTCTACTCGAATTCGATCCCGTCCGCGTTCTCGGAGGGGTCCTTCAACCTCGAGTCCATCGGCCTCACCGTGACCATCCCGACGGTGCGTCTCATGGGGCTTGCCTACGCTGTGGCGATCACCCTGATCCTGCATTACCTCCTCAAAAAGACCAATTTCGGCCTCGGCGTCCGGGCGCTGGCACAGCACAAGGATGCCGCGGGTCTCATGGGGGTGAACGCGAAGCGCACCGGTTCCTACGTGTACGGCATCTACGTGGGGATCTCCGCCATGACCGGGGTGCTTTTGGGCTGCATCCTTTCCATCGGCGCGCAGATGGGGAACGAGTACACCATCTTCGCCTTCTTCGTGGTGGTCTTAGCCGGCATGGGGTATCTGGCCGGCGTCCCCTGGGCGGCGCTTCTTCTGGGCCTCGTGCAGTCGATCTTCATGATCTACTTCAACCCGAGCCACACCCTGCTCGCCGTGTTCGTCATCCTTTACATCATCCTGCTGATTTCCCCGCGCGGGCTGTTCGGCAAGGGGGTCTGACATGAAAACCAGTCGCGGCGCAGCCATCCTCGCCATCATCACCGCAGCCCTATTGATCCTGCCTCTCGTCGTGCACGACACCTTCGTCCTGCGCGTGCTCACCGAGGGGATCATGTGGATCGGGCTTGCCATCGCCTTCGACGTCATCGCGGGCTACACCGGTTACCTGAACTTCGGTCACGG is a genomic window of Geomonas ferrireducens containing:
- a CDS encoding branched-chain amino acid ABC transporter permease; protein product: MMELLPQALTDGILLGGIYITIAIAFSLTYGVMHVIDFAVGEWIMFGAFTGYYLNKWTGLDPFIFLPVIFVIYFGVGYLVQPVIHRVLSGTKGNPFLMGLVFTFGLAIMFRGLALTAFGFYSNSIPSAFSEGSFNLESIGLTVTIPTVRLMGLAYAVAITLILHYLLKKTNFGLGVRALAQHKDAAGLMGVNAKRTGSYVYGIYVGISAMTGVLLGCILSIGAQMGNEYTIFAFFVVVLAGMGYLAGVPWAALLLGLVQSIFMIYFNPSHTLLAVFVILYIILLISPRGLFGKGV